TTCGACGTCCTCGGCGAACGATTTCTTGTCATCATACCGTCAATCAGCCGCCGGGGACGGCGGCTGCCACCTGTGCTTCACGCTTGATATTCACTGGCGTCCCATAGGGGCGCCAAGGATGGAGATTAAGGCGCCTTGTCGAGCGTGATCCCTTCTTTTTCCATTAGGGCGATATACTTCGCCGGATCCTTTTTGAAGGCGGCAGGACAGCCATTGCAGCAGAAATAGACCCGCTTGCCATTGGCATCCGCGTAGATTCTAGAGTCAATCGCTCCGCCCATGATGGGGCAGACGGTTTGTTTTTTGACGACCTTGGCCTCTGTCGTTTTGTCGGTCGGCTGAGCTTCCGCTCCCATGACCACTCCGGCACCCATCAACATCACTACTGCGCTTACGGTTATTACGATCTTATTCATGTTTCTCCTTTTTTCTTGTTATGTTTTGCTTCCTATTCATTTGGCATACTGCATGTCTGGCACATGCAGTTTGAAATCAGCACATCGAATCGTTTCCTTTGGTCCACATTCAGTAGAGCCCGCACTTTCCGTATCTGGTCCAGAGTGGCCCGTTCGCTGGCCTCGTAAGCGCGGCACATCTCGGTGATGACGGCGTCTGCCTTTGCGGTGTCGTTGGATTCGGAGGCCAGTGCCTGTCCCAGCCGTGCACGGGCCGCACAGTGATTCATGCAGCAATCGTTCAGTTTCGTGGCAAGTGTCAGGTGGAGCTGAGTGATCTCTTTGGCCTGCGCTTCGGAGAGGTTCAGTTCATGGGAGAGGAACGATACATCCCGCAGGCGGTCAATGGAAGGAGCAGGTCGTCCGCAGTGGGCCATTTTGGTGATGCTGAAAGCCAGAACCCCGACGGCGACGGCCACGACTAAAGGAATGATCCATGACCGATTCATCGTATTCCTCCAGTCGCCATCGCGAGATAGGATCCTGCCAGTGTTTGTGCATGGAGCAACGAGGTTTCGGCATGGTTTCGGTCAGGGGTGGATGGCACGTTAAACGCCAAGCCTATGCCGAGGACAAGGCCCGCAGCCGCAGCCATGGCATTAATCCATGAAAGGGATGGTGTAGCCCATTCCCGTGTCGTCGGTTGTGAGGTGCGATGAATTTTGCTCCATACCTCTGTTTCAAAGGTGACGCCTGTATTGATTCCCTGCCACTCTTGCAACAGGGTGGTCAAGTTATCGTCTTTCACGATTGGGTTTTTCTGACGCCAAAATGACTTTTTGTTGAACATCGTGCATCTCCGGTTTCAGGCTTCTATTAGGTATAACGCTGCAGGGCAGGAAAACCCTCGAGGAATGGCGTTGAGATAAGGGGCTTTTCGTAATCGTAATCATAATCATAATCTTAATCTTGTTCTTACTCATTCAGAGAGAAGGGATTATGATTACGATTGCGATTAAGAGGGTACGCCTCATTCCTCCTCGACACCGTGCTCTGCGATATGGCACGTTGATGGGCCTATGACGATGTTTCGCAGGTTCATCATTTCGGTTCTGGTGGTACTGGCGGTCTGGATGTTTTTTTCCTGGCCGGTGCCCCGGTATCTGGGAGAGGGCATCAGTTCAGCCTCCCAGAATATCGAGAAGGGGGCCACCCGCTCCATGATTCCGGGGGATCATCTCCAGTTCCTATACCAGTTCTGGCTTACCGGTGACACCCTTAAGGGGCATACCCCGCTCTTTATCAATCCCTACGAGTTCAATGTCGGGAATGATGCCGATGGCGCGTTTCGTGGCACCTATTATGTGCCGTTTTCCCTTTTCTATGCCCTTGGCGAGGCCATGGGCGGGCGCGCCTTCGGCTATAACTTCAACCAGATCATCACGATGTGGATCATGTTCTTTTTCACCTGGCTGCTGGTTCGGCGTTACAGCCACGAGGACTGGGTCTCGCTGGGTGCCGCCGTGGTGGGGCTCGTTATCCCCTATTCCTGGATCACGATGTTTGATGGCAGTCCGACCGGCCTTACCATGATGTGGATGCCGATCCTCTTCTGGGCATTGGATATCATGATCGCCGAACGCAAGCTCTGGGCGGGTGCCGTCGCCGGAATCGCCATCTGCCTGGCCGAGAGTGACACCCACGTCTTTTTCTTCTCCCTGCTGGCCGCACCGGTCTGGTGCGGGCTGAGTTATCTCTTCCATTATCCCGGCCAATGGCCCGTGCGGGCCCTGTTCCGGTCGCTGCTCAAGGCGGCCCTGCCGCTGCTGCTCTTTCTGGCGGTGGCGGTGTGGCAGGCCTGGTATGTCAGGCATTCGGTGCAGGACACCACGCTGGCAACGACCTCCCGCTCCATTGAGGAAATCCGCGCGGGCTCACCGCTGATGTCGGGGCTGGTCCGGCTGTCCAATACCGGCGAAGGCCGCAAGATCTACCTGGGTGGCTATCTGCTGGTGCTGCTGGCGGCCGGGGCCTGGAGGCTGGCGCGGGCCCGCCGCGACGAGGGGGAGGCGCGAAAGTGGCCCCTGCTGCCGGTCATATTGCTGGGTGGCGGGATTCTGGCCGTGGCCATGTTAGCCACCGGGATTCATAATCCCGGCGGCCCTCGCGCCTGGAAGGTGGTCATGACCCTGATCCCGCCTTACGGGATGATCCGTCAGCCTCATAAGATTTTCTGCCTGATGCCCGTTCTGATCGCGTTGGCGGCCGGCATTCTCTGGCCCGCCTTGTTGCGCGGGCTCACGGCGAGGTGGCGGACGGTGGCGCTGTTGGTGATGGTGGTGCCGATCGTTTACGACTTTGGACATCGCATTTACCCCACGGTCTGCCTGCTTGACCGCGAGCAGGGCGCCTTCAAGGCGATTGCGGAGGATGCGAAGGAGGAAGGCAATCCGCGCCCGCATCTGCTGTCCCTGCCGATCTGGCCCGGTGACTCGCATTTTGACTCGCTGAATGAGTATTACATCTCCCTCTACCGGTTACGCATGGTAAACGGCTATGGCGGGACGGTCCAAAAGTCGTATCAGGATAATATCTTCCAGCGGCTGGAGAGCATGAATGTGGGCGGACTGGCCGATGAGCAGCTCGATTTTCTATTAAGTCGCGGGGTGGGTTACCTTGTCCTGCATGAGGATAACTTTCCCGAGAAGGTATCCCCCTTCCCGGTGGGACAGGTCCTCAATGCGTTGAGGACTCATCCGCGGCTCAAGGGGCTTGGGCAGGATGGCGCGGTGTGGGCATTTAAGATTTTGCCATTGGTGAAAATCAAGATGGTTTCGACGGAGCGAAACCCTCCAATGAATAAGAATTCTCTTTTGGAGGGTTTCGCTCCGTCGAAACCATCTTCAACTTGTTACTTCCCTGCGCGAATGTTTGAATTTGAGAATCTGGTGGCTGAATCCCCAATGAAAGTGACCGGCACCGACTATCTGACGCTTTCCTCAGCGGGGCAGGTGGTGGGGGTTCCCTCCTCCATGACGCTGCTGGACCTGCCGCTGAAATGGCTGATACGCACTAAAGGCTCAGGGACGCTCCTGGTCGCGCCAGTGCTGGGATCGGTCACGAATCCGCCGGTACGGCTGGTGGTGGACTCGCCCGACTGGACCTGGCAGTCACTCCCCATTCCGGCCGGGGTCGGTGTGACGGGCGTTGGGGCGGTGGTGGGGTGGGGTGAAGGTGTGGTGGTCGTCGATTCTATCATTCTGGCCGCGGGCGACTGGGTGAGCCCGGTGCCGGGCGCGAGTCTGGAGTGGCCGGCCAGTGCCTTTTTCCATGCCGGCTATACCCATCCTGAGACTCAGTCGGTTACCTTGAGGGCGAAGGTGGAGCCAAGTTCCATTGTGTTTTATGGCCCGAAGCTCCCCTTGGACGCCGGGCTTTATGACATTGAGCTCGTGTTCGATTCACCGGCCGCCGCGGGAACGGGGCTGGGCCAGTATAATATCCGCTGGCGCGGCGATGAGACACAACCCTGGACCCCTGCGGTGGCCGGATCCCGTGCCATCAGTCAATTCCGGCAGAACGACAACCGCCCCTTTTTCCTGGCCTTCCAGTTCGCCCGCTCCGCCGACATGACCATCACGAAAGTCGTGCTGTCGCGCATTAAGGAATAAGCCCTCACCTTTTCACTGCGTCCGCCCTGATTCTCATCCTGAATCAGGCAGTAAAATCACTGCGAAGGAAGCAGGATAATCGGTGGCGGTATGTGATTATCGGTATTTGATTTGACTTAGAGCTTAAATTTTAATGTATTGTGGGGGTACAATTCCAGTACACAGCAATACGTTATGAAGTTACAGCCACGAGTACAGCGGTTCGAAAAGGTGAAGGCGGCGCTCATCAGCGCCATTGTCAGTGGACAATTCAATCCCGGGGACCGTCTTCCCTCTTTGAGGGATCTGAGCGTGAACTTCAAAGTGTCCCTGGCCACAGTCCAATTGGCTGTCAAGGAAATGAAAGACGAAGAGTGGCTCGTGACGGTTCCCTGCAAAGGGGTTTCTGTAGCCGAACCGCTGCCGCCCATCGCCCACCTGATGCGACTTAAGGACGCCCGTAAATTGGCCGATCACGCGCATAATTTGATCCTGCCCAGGCAGAGTACCGTCGAGCTGAAATGTCTGGTCTATGATGAGGCCCTGCTGCCTGTATTTGAGTGGGCCGCACGGGAATACGCCGAAGCCTATGCCCCTTATTCCCTGCGGGTTGAGGTGCAGCCGTTGGCGGGGGGCGATGAGGAGGCGATCCGCAATATGGATGCAGACCTGATCCTGCTTCCTTCTTACGCGGCCAGCCGTGCCATGCGCATCGGGGTCATTACCCCTTGTGACGGGATGCTGGGCCGGGGTGAAGACCGGTTTGCCGATATCCCCAAAGAGATCGTTGATATGGTTTCCTATGAGGGGAAACGGTGGGGCATGCCCCTGATGGTGGGCGCGCCGATTCTGGTGGCCAATGAGGGGGTGTGCCGGACGGCAGGGATCGATGCGGCCAGCCTGACCGATGTGGACTCATTATTGAAGGCCGTGGAAACCGCGGCGGGCGCTGATTTAAGGGACAAGGATGCCCTGGTTTTCTGTCTGACGTTTATTATGCCTTTCTTAATCTCCGCCGGGTTTGATTTCCCCGGGATTACGCATGTCTCGGAGATGATGGCACGCCCCGCAGTCCGGGCCTTGCTGGAGCGCTTGAAACAGGTGGCCCATCAGCCGGCCGTGGCGGTGACCCGGTTTGATCATTGGGACACGACGGATTATTCCAGGGTGGCCGTGGGCCATTATCCCTCCAGTCTTTTCTGCCGCGATTTGAAGAAGCGGGCGGGCGCGCACGTTCTTCCCATTCCCGGGGCGCCGGGTGGCGCCCTGACGGCTTGGGCCTATAGCATGTGCGTCAGTACCCGGTCCGTTCATGTGTTCGAGGCGTGGGACTGGGCGTCTCATTTGGGGGGCGTGGCCTTTCAGACGCGCCTTGCCGAGTTATCCTATGATGTTCCCGCGAGCGCCAATGCCCAGGTGTGTCGTGCCTTTGAAGGGGCGGTGGGGGAAGAAAATGCACGGACACTCCAGGCGCTAATCCGCAAGAGCAGCCATATCTATCAGGTCGGAACCGAAGATGCGATGCGCTATGTATGGGAAGTGCTGGGTAATGAACTTTACGGATTTGTCACCGGTAAGGTTGATTACGAGCGCATGTCCGAGCGGGTGAAGACCAAGACAGAGCGCTATTTATTGCGTGCGGGTAATGGCGAGTTGACCGTTTAAAGAAGGGCTTGATGCATACGCGTTATTCACTGGCCGTCAATCTGAGACGTTTGGGAATCGCTCCGGGCGATATCCTTTTCATTCATTCCTCCTATCGGAGTTTAGGGCCTGTTGAGGGCGAAGCTGGTGCAGTGGTGGGCGCTCTGGAGGATGCGGTTGGCCCGGAGGGCCTGCTGTTGATGCCTTCCTTCAACCTGAAAGTTAAAGGAGGCGAAGCCCGGGCAGCCATTTGGAACCCCGCCACCTCGCCTTCCACGGTCGGGTGGCTCACTGAATATTTCCGGACGATGCCGGGGACGGTCCGCTCCGATCATTACTCCCACTCCGTCGCCGCGCGCGGAAAGGATGCCATCGCTTATGTCAACGAGCACCTCAGTCCGGAAGGGATGGAGAGCCCGTGGGATCGCAGTCCCTGGGGGCGCACCTACGGTACCCGGTCTCCAATGATGAAGGCCTACCAACAGCCGGCAAGCAAGGTGCTGATGCTTGGGGTCGACTATCTATCCTCAACCTATTGTCATTTTGTCGAAACGATGTTCTGGGCTTGGAACAAATCGACAACGCCCGATGCGCCCTACCAATTCATCAACAGCGAGGTGGCCGGAGCCTGGTGGGACGGCCAGGGTCGCCTGATCCGGGGCATGGTAGGCGATGCGGATTCACGGTTATTCGGTATCCGCGATTTCGTTGATAACCTTCTGGATGCCGTCAAGGTCGAGCCGGACCGTTTTTTGAGAAAACCGGTGGATTAATATATCTATCCTTTTGTTTGACACATCTCTTTAAATAGTCTTTAATAATACAGTTTTGATACACGGCAATACGCTTCGGGAGTGATGATATGCAAAAAAAGAAGGCAATCTGGTGGTTTTTCCCCTCTTTACTGGAACCCTGTGATGGACCGTGGGGAAAATTGAGTGATTTCGGGCATGATCCTGTGCTTACCTGGAAGGCGATTATCGACTGGGCGGCGAAACTGAAGGTGGATCACCTGATTCCCGGCATCGAACCCTACCAGAGCGACCGTGTCTACAATCAATGGGGGTTCCACTACATCTGTCATTTCCCTGATGATCCGGCTGCGCGTTGTTTCGATGAAGAGACCATTAAGCGGAACATCGCCACGGTCCGCGCCATTGCCGCCTATGGGCGTGAGAAGAAGGTCGGGATCATGTTCCATCACTACAATCTCATGGCGCCGGAACGTTGGGTGCAGGAGCATCCCGCCCTGCAAGCCAAGTTAGACGCCGTTCATGATCCGGTCTGGGGGCACCACCCCCGCAATGACCGTCTGGGTAACCTGGTCTCGAACCTCTGCTGGAATGATCCGGAATATAAGGCCTTCATGCAGCGGTGCTGGCGGGAAGTCTTCACCAACATCCCTGAACTGGCTGGTGCCATGATCACGGCAGGTGAGTTCAGTCACTGCGGCTGTGATCAGTGCACCGGCGGTACTCCCGTCTATGTGTTGCAGGATAAGGACAGTCCGGAAGAGGCAGCCCGCGGGGCGGCAGCCAAGGCCATCCGCGATGAAAAACGCGGGGACATGTCGATTGACCTGATCCGCACTTTCACGGATATCCTGAATGAGTTTAAAAAGGAAACCATCGTTCGGACCTGGTTTATGGCCGGGTGGGTGAACCGGTTGCCCAAAGGAATTGATTACGCCACCAAGTACTCCCTATTTGATGCCTGTTGGGGCGGGCCGGATCCGGTCGTGCACAAGTGGCTGGAAGCCGGACACAAGATGTGGGAAACCGTGGCCATTGAGGCGGAGAACTGCGGCCCGATCATGTGGCATGATGAGGAGTGGAATAAGCTCACGGCGCAGCGGAATAACGCGCTGGATATCCAGGGCTGCATCATTCACATCAATGTGCAGTGGGGCCACACCGGCCATATTGCCTCGTTCACGGCCTCTCGCAACATCACGCGGCTGCTGGAGGGATTGGAACAGACGGCGCAAGCGGGTTCATCGTTGGCGGAATTCCGCGACTTCTTCGGGCCTGAGGCGGGAGAGCCAATTTTCCGTGCTGCTAAACTGATTGCCACGTTTCCCCTGCACATGACGAGCACCGTGCATCTGGCGCGAGAAGGTTTTTCGTTTGGCATGCCGCCGTGGTTTGACGGGGATTGGCGCTGGCCGGGTGTGTTGGGAAGTCCTCAATATCAGCCTGAGCCCTGGGCGAATCCGGACGGACTGACCACCATCTATGAACTTGTCAAAGCGGTCGCCGCCAAGCCGGCAAGTTATCAGGCGGTCATGGACGCCCCCAGTGGGACCTGCATCAGCCGTTGTGATGAGATTGCGGTGTGGTGTCAGGAGGCGTGCACGATCCTTGAGACCTGTCCAACACCGCCTTCGCCTGAGGGCCGAAGCGAGCTGCTCACCTTGAAGGCCTCGGCACACATTGCGGCCTTGGCGGCGCGTGAGTATGCAGCCGTTTTGCGGGCCCGTGTGGCCTGGGAAGCGGTTAAGACGCTGCCCACGGGCAGTCCCGAGGCCTGTGCCGCGCGGGAGATGGCGGCCAGCTGGTATGAGAAGACCGTGGCGGCCTTGAGTGACCAGATCCCCTGGGCCCTGGAAATCGCGCGGGTGTATCCCGATGTGATGCATCATGTGGCGGAATCACGTGAAACTTTCAATCGGTTTACCTTGGCTACCCGATTGCGGATTCGCCGTGATGAGTTGAATCGTATCCGCACCGTCGAGGGTCCGGAGTGGAAGAAGAAAATGATGGTAGACTTCTGGTCACATCTGCCCAGCACGATCGGCAGCGGCGCTCTTCGATAATGAAGAAATTTGAACAGAAGCACGCGAAGACCGCAAAGGTGATAAATGATCGTTAAAAGGTGAAAATATGATGAAAAAATATAGTCTGATGGTGTTGGCCGCAGTCGGGTTGTCCAGTTGGGTCGGGGCGGTGGATCTGGTTAAAGAGGGGCGACCGGTGGCGGAGATAGTACTTTCGGAGACGGCCACGCCGAGTGTCAAGGTTGCGGCAAAGGAGCTCCAGCGCCACCTCGAAGCGATGTCGGGCGCCAAACTTGCCATTGTTAGTGAGGCTTCCACCAATGTGGAGAACCACGTCTATGTGGGGGAGAGCGACGCGACCCGGAAACTCGGGGTTTCGCTGGATGATGTCAAGGATGACGGCTTCAAAATCATCGCGGAAAAGAACCATGTCGTGGTGGCCGGGCGTCAGATCTATTATTCGCCTAACGCACTCGCGCAATTCAAGGATGTGGCCCGGAGCAACCGGCAGCAAGCTTGGGAGGCCTACACCGGGCACAAGTGGCGCTTCCCGACCATTATTGACCTTCGCGACTTCAACAATGAGCTGGGACTGCATTTATGGGACGGGACCGGCACGCTCTACGGGGCGTATGAGTTGTTGGCGCAATTGGGGATGCGTTGGTATATGCCCGTGGCCGATATCGGGTTGGTCATCCCGAAACTGAGCAACATCAGCATCAAGGAGCAGTCCATCAAACGGGAACCCCAATTCCCGGTGCGCATCATGGCCAATGGAACCGGCCGTTTGAAGGATGAGTTCCTGTGGTACAAGTCCATGGGGGTCGGGCAAGCGGTTTTCATGCCCATTTATCATAGCGTCAGTGGGCCTACGAAAATAGCGCCCGAGACCCAGCCCCAGGAGTACTACGGTATAGTGGGCGGAAAAGTTGATTACAGTTCACCCCGCCTCAGCAATGAGCGATTGCGGGTGGATACGGTGGAATATCTGGAGTGGGTCGACAAGGCTTTTCCTGGTCTACAGTATGCCTGTATTGGTCAGCCGGATGGCTGGTCGACGCTGGATAGTACGGATACCGCCGCCGGTTGGGATAAGATTGCCGAACGTGGTACGGAAGGCTGTTTCAGTGATTATGCCTGGGATTTTACGCAAGATGTCAGTAAGCGCATTTTGGCGAAACACCCGGATAAGAAATTTACCATTATGGCTTATTCCAACACCCGTAGGCCGCCAGTCAGTCTCGGCCAGCTCCCGACCAATATGGCGGTCATTTTCTGTCAACACATGGCCAACGGCGTGTTTACCAGCACCGAATTAAGTGACCGCAACGAGTGGCTGTCGAAAATGAGCCACAAAGACCAGCTTCTGGTCTATGAATATTACATTGATCACGCCCCGGGCTACAACTTTCCGCCAATTCCTGTGATCTTCACTAAACTGATGAAGCAGGATTTCGACCGACTATACGATCATAGTGCCGGATTTTATGCGGAAGTGGCCTGGTCGACGAGTGATGAAATGGCCCGCAACAAGGATCTCTCACTGCGTCGTCCCGGAATTTCGCACCTGATGCTCTATCTCCACAATCGCCTCTGCTGGGATCGCAATCTCGATGTGCAGGCGGTCCTGAATGAGTACTACGACCTCTTCTTTGGCCCGGCCAAGGCGGAGATGAAAGAGTTTTATGAGTTTTCTGAATCCGTCTGGATGCGGCCCGAGTCCCGGCAGATCACGGCCGCCGGCGGGTTCCTTAAGCCTGCTGATGTGGCACGGTATAGCGATATTCTGGCGCGTGCCAAGGCCAAGGCTGGTGAGACGATCTATGGTAAACGGATAGACTTTATCGTGGCTGAAATGGAGCCGCTGAAGTTGCTGTTCGAGAAGCTGAAACGCACGGGGCCCAGCATCCAGATCAAGGTGAGCAAGGATAAACCGCTGATTGACGGGGATCTGGACAAGCCCTTCTGGCGTGCTGAGCCGTATAGTTTCATTCCGCTGCGCGACATCATGACGGGCGAGGTCCCGGGGCATGCGCCCGCCAACGTCTCGTTCCGCTGGTTGAACGATAATTCCGCGTTGATCATTGGCGTTGAGTGCATGGAGCCAAAGATGGATAAGCTGGTGGCGGGGTGCAAAGAGGCCGATTCACCGGCGATCTTCAAGGATGACTCGGTGGAAATCAGGCTGGAAACGGCAAAGGGAATGCGCCCCTTTATTGTGGTCAACTCGGCTGGGGTTGTTTTGGATGAATGCGTGACGGATAAGCTGGAAGATCTGCCTAACTTCTACAAGGTCAGCAAGGTGGCCGTAAAGAAATATGCCGACCGCTGGACGGTGGAAATGCAGATCGACGCCAAGCCGATTTCCGGCGAGCGGCCCGTGCCCTTTTATCCGTGGGGTGCCAATGTCTGCCGCCTACGCATGGCTGGCAATACGCCGGAGTTCTATATGCTCTCCCCCAGTGGAACCAAATTCAACGATCTGAAATGTATGGCCAATATCTTTGTGAGGAAATGAGGATCAGGCACCGGACACCCCTCACCTAAATCCTCTCCCACAAGGGGAGAGGAAAGAGGGGAATCAGGGAGATAAATCTCTACGCCCTCTCCCCTTGAGGGAGAGGGCGGGGGTGAGGGGTGCTCTGGCGCAAGGGTGAGCAGAGGCGACACCATAATTCTGAATTTATAAAAACATATAACCGAAGGATTTCGATGAAACGTTTATTTCTAATGTCGTTTATCTTTTTCTGCTCGCTAGCTTCATTGCAGGCAGAGGTCACTCTGCCGCCGATCTTTTCCGCTCATGCGGTGCTGCAAAAAGCCGCTAAGGTTCCGATCTGGGGCCGGGCAGCTCCGGGTGAGAAAGTGACGGTCACGCTCGACAAAGCCACCGCCGAGACCACGGCCGATGCAACCGGGAAATGGAGGACGACGCTCGATTTGAGCCAGTCCTCGCCCGGCCCCTTTGCCTTGATCGTCAAGGGCAAGAACCAGTTGACAGTAGAAGATGTACTTGTGGGTGAAGTCTGGCTCTGTTCCGGTCAGTCGAACATGGAGTTTATCCTCCGTGAACTGCCTGCAGATTACATGGAAATCACTAATTCTGCCAATCCGAGCTTGCGGCAGTTTTCGGTTGAAAGTGTTGATACAGGAGTTCAGCCTGATGAGAGCAAAGGCCAATGGACGAGCGCCAGTCCCCAGACGGCTGGCCAGTTCACGGCCGTCGGCTATTACTTCGGGAAAACACTCCAGAAAGAGCTTGGCGTTCCCGTCGGCCTCATCAAAAGTGCCAGGGGGGCTTCCGCCTGCGAAGCCTGGACCCGCCGTGGGGCGTTTGAGATGGATGCCGAACTCAAGGCCGGGGCT
This is a stretch of genomic DNA from bacterium. It encodes these proteins:
- a CDS encoding periplasmic heavy metal sensor, with product MNRSWIIPLVVAVAVGVLAFSITKMAHCGRPAPSIDRLRDVSFLSHELNLSEAQAKEITQLHLTLATKLNDCCMNHCAARARLGQALASESNDTAKADAVITEMCRAYEASERATLDQIRKVRALLNVDQRKRFDVLISNCMCQTCSMPNE
- a CDS encoding GntR family transcriptional regulator, which gives rise to MKLQPRVQRFEKVKAALISAIVSGQFNPGDRLPSLRDLSVNFKVSLATVQLAVKEMKDEEWLVTVPCKGVSVAEPLPPIAHLMRLKDARKLADHAHNLILPRQSTVELKCLVYDEALLPVFEWAAREYAEAYAPYSLRVEVQPLAGGDEEAIRNMDADLILLPSYAASRAMRIGVITPCDGMLGRGEDRFADIPKEIVDMVSYEGKRWGMPLMVGAPILVANEGVCRTAGIDAASLTDVDSLLKAVETAAGADLRDKDALVFCLTFIMPFLISAGFDFPGITHVSEMMARPAVRALLERLKQVAHQPAVAVTRFDHWDTTDYSRVAVGHYPSSLFCRDLKKRAGAHVLPIPGAPGGALTAWAYSMCVSTRSVHVFEAWDWASHLGGVAFQTRLAELSYDVPASANAQVCRAFEGAVGEENARTLQALIRKSSHIYQVGTEDAMRYVWEVLGNELYGFVTGKVDYERMSERVKTKTERYLLRAGNGELTV
- a CDS encoding AAC(3) family N-acetyltransferase, which codes for MHTRYSLAVNLRRLGIAPGDILFIHSSYRSLGPVEGEAGAVVGALEDAVGPEGLLLMPSFNLKVKGGEARAAIWNPATSPSTVGWLTEYFRTMPGTVRSDHYSHSVAARGKDAIAYVNEHLSPEGMESPWDRSPWGRTYGTRSPMMKAYQQPASKVLMLGVDYLSSTYCHFVETMFWAWNKSTTPDAPYQFINSEVAGAWWDGQGRLIRGMVGDADSRLFGIRDFVDNLLDAVKVEPDRFLRKPVD
- a CDS encoding DUF4838 domain-containing protein; the protein is MMKKYSLMVLAAVGLSSWVGAVDLVKEGRPVAEIVLSETATPSVKVAAKELQRHLEAMSGAKLAIVSEASTNVENHVYVGESDATRKLGVSLDDVKDDGFKIIAEKNHVVVAGRQIYYSPNALAQFKDVARSNRQQAWEAYTGHKWRFPTIIDLRDFNNELGLHLWDGTGTLYGAYELLAQLGMRWYMPVADIGLVIPKLSNISIKEQSIKREPQFPVRIMANGTGRLKDEFLWYKSMGVGQAVFMPIYHSVSGPTKIAPETQPQEYYGIVGGKVDYSSPRLSNERLRVDTVEYLEWVDKAFPGLQYACIGQPDGWSTLDSTDTAAGWDKIAERGTEGCFSDYAWDFTQDVSKRILAKHPDKKFTIMAYSNTRRPPVSLGQLPTNMAVIFCQHMANGVFTSTELSDRNEWLSKMSHKDQLLVYEYYIDHAPGYNFPPIPVIFTKLMKQDFDRLYDHSAGFYAEVAWSTSDEMARNKDLSLRRPGISHLMLYLHNRLCWDRNLDVQAVLNEYYDLFFGPAKAEMKEFYEFSESVWMRPESRQITAAGGFLKPADVARYSDILARAKAKAGETIYGKRIDFIVAEMEPLKLLFEKLKRTGPSIQIKVSKDKPLIDGDLDKPFWRAEPYSFIPLRDIMTGEVPGHAPANVSFRWLNDNSALIIGVECMEPKMDKLVAGCKEADSPAIFKDDSVEIRLETAKGMRPFIVVNSAGVVLDECVTDKLEDLPNFYKVSKVAVKKYADRWTVEMQIDAKPISGERPVPFYPWGANVCRLRMAGNTPEFYMLSPSGTKFNDLKCMANIFVRK